Proteins found in one Epinephelus fuscoguttatus linkage group LG4, E.fuscoguttatus.final_Chr_v1 genomic segment:
- the LOC125887977 gene encoding histone H2B 1/2-like, with product MPETTVKAPKKGSKKAVSKSVSKTGKKKRRTRRESYAIYVYKVLKQVHPDTGISSKAMGIMNSFVSDIFERIAGEASRLAHYNKRSTITSREIQTAVRLLLPGELAKHAVSEGTKAVTKYTSSK from the coding sequence ATGCCTGAAACCACCGTGAAAGCGCCCAAGAAGGGCTCAAAGAAAGCCGTGTCTAAGAGCGTCAGCAAGACCGgcaagaaaaagaggaggaccAGGAGGGAGAGCTACGCCATCTACGTGTACAAGGTGCTGAAGCAGGTCCATCCCGACACCGGCATCTCGTCCAAGGCTATGGGCATCATGAACTCGTTTGTGAGCGACATCTTTGAGCGCATCGCCGGTGAGGCCTCCCGTCTGGCTCACTACAACAAGCGCTCCACCATCACTTCCAGGGAGATCCAGACCGCCGTCCGCCTGCTGCTGCCCGGGGAGCTGGCCAAGCACGCTGTGTCTGAGGGCACCAAGGCCGTCACCAAGTACACCAGCTCCAAGTAA